From the genome of Biomphalaria glabrata chromosome 17, xgBioGlab47.1, whole genome shotgun sequence, one region includes:
- the LOC106055570 gene encoding 28S ribosomal protein S28, mitochondrial-like — MGQCTKMAASLSYRWCINQLRLTNSLLCSNSRLFSVKNDGSHSSNKLDTEETVKTTKSDCSNEASIENQSPVTPSSKNFKKFAASSASASEQALDKFAKVIEKVKAAQENAKQKVEPSTPTVDPNESFASMLRKSHFVSLGDVAGRLVEGKIFEVMGDDLYIDFGGKFHCVCPRPKNNGNLYRRGTKVLLSLQCLEMSSAFLGSDVHVTLLEADATLLGLSKKSRLTSPSQPL; from the exons ATGGGTCAGTGTACGAAAATGGCTGCGTCCTTGTCATATCGATGGTGTATCAATCAGTTAAGACTAACTAATTCTTTATTATGTTCTAATTCACGATTATTTTCTGTTAAAAATGATGGATCGCATAGTTCCAATAAGCTAGATACAGAAGAAACTGTAAAAACCACAAAATCGGACTGTAGTAACGAAGCTTCAATAGAAAATCAATCACCCGTTACACCGAGttcaaaaaactttaaaaagttcGCTGCCAGCAGTGCTAGTGCATCGGAACAGGCTCTGGATAAATTTGCTAAAGTtatagaaaaagtaaaggcggcacAGGAAAATGCTAAGCAAAAGGTTGAACCCAGTACTCCAACTGTTGATCCAAATGAATCTTTTGCCTCAATGCTTAGAAAATCACATTTTGTATCACTTGGCGATGTTGCAGGCAGACTTGTGGAAGGCAAAATTTTTGAAGTAATGGGAGATGATTTATACATAGATTTTGGTGGAAAGTTTCATTGCGTATGTCCTAGACCCAAAAATAATGGCAA TCTGTATCGCAGAGGAACCAAAGTTTTACTCAGTCTTCAATGTCTTGAGATGAGCTCAGCATTTTTGGGATCAGACGTTCATGTTACACTTCTGGAAGCAGACGCCACACTTTTGGGACTCAGCAAAAAAAGCag gTTGACAAGTCCATCCCAGCCTTTGTAA
- the LOC106055572 gene encoding hairy/enhancer-of-split related with YRPW motif protein 1-like: MKRSLSDSDSDDGFDERLKSGSPSQSCQITDRKKRRGIIEKRRRDRINTSLSELRRLVPSAFEKQGSAKLEKAEILQMTVDHLKILHQKGINNYNFDPHAVAVDYRSVGFRECAAEVARYLVAVEGLDLQDPLRLRLLGHLQCYSAQREAAAKASLQGNSWGGMSSMSGMASHGSFTPTQYGSSTVSTPMSGVIPSQHHHLGQTEHMTPMSTSSHQGGGGGIGGSSGIYSTGSSFTETQRHGQSDSILSGHMRLSSSSGATAPVTPMNHNSVAQSQISPPLFSTLPNLHSQFPVSALNMNSVSSMMSAQNANYQNHGQNQGHNSVKPYRPWGGELAY; the protein is encoded by the exons atgaagCGCAGCTTAAGTGATAGTGATTCCGATGATGGCTTCGATGAGAGACTTAAGTCTGG GTCTCCATCCCAGAGTTGCCAGATCACAGACCGGAAGAAGAGGAGAGGG ATaattgaaaaaagaagaagggACAGAATCAACACTAGTTTGTCAGAGTTGCGTCGCTTGGTGCCTTCAGCTTTTGAAAAACAG GGCTCAGCCAAACTTGAAAAGGCAGAGATCCTTCAGATGACAGTTGatcatttaaaaattttacacCAAAAAG GTATAAACAACTACAACTTTGATCCTCATGCTGTCGCCGTTGATTATCGCAGTGTCGGCTTCAGGGAATGTGCCGCTGAAGTAGCCCGCTACCTGGTCGCTGTTGAGGGCTTGGATTTACAGGACCCACTACGCCTTCGCCTATTGGGCCACCTGCAGTGTTACTCTGCCCAGAGAGAGGCCGCGGCCAAGGCGTCGCTGCAAGGAAACTCTTGGGGCGGGATGAGCTCCATGAGCGGGATGGCCAGCCATGGCAGTTTCACCCCGACGCAGTACGGGAGTTCCACCGTCTCTACGCCCATGTCTGGCGTGATCCCCAGCCAGCACCATCATCTCGGCCAGACCGAGCACATGACCCCGATGTCAACGTCGTCTCACCAAGGCGGCGGTGGAGGCATTGGCGGATCCTCTGGAATCTACTCCACCGGCTCTTCCTTCACGGAGACACAAAGGCACGGACAATCGGACTCCATTCTTTCTGGACACATGCGCCTTTCCAGCAGCTCGGGTGCTACGGCCCCGGTCACGCCTATGAACCACAACTCAGTCGCCCAATCACAAATTTCCCCACCGCTGTTTTCCACCCTCCCAAACCTCCATTCCCAGTTTCCCGTTTCCGCCTTGAATATGAACTCTGTCTCCTCAATGATGTCAGCGCAGAACGCAAACTATCAAAACCATGGACAGAACCAAGGGCACAACTCAGTCAAGCCTTATCGCCCTTGGGGAGGAGAACTGGCCTACTGA